The segment TAAATTCATCCCCCACATCACCATCGGGCAGAAACTTCCCCAGGACGAGCTACTCGATGTTTATGGCAGCCTGCGTATGTTGGAAGTGGACATGAACAGCTGGGTGGATCGGTTTCACTTGTTATACCAGCTGGAAAACGGCTCCTGGACGATCTATCAGTCTTTCCTGCTCCGGGGATGACCCCGCCCCGACATCCGGAGGATCCATCATGAACTTTGAAATTAAACCGGTTACAAGCAAAAATGAACTGGACCAAGTCATGTCCATTCGCTTCCAAGTGTTTGTGGAAGAACAAAAGGTTCCCCTTTCCTTGGAGATCGATGAATGGGAGGAGACAGCGACTCATTTTCTGGCTCGATCTGACGGAAAACCCGCAGGTGCCGCCCGGTTGCGCTTTCTTTCCGACGGGATCGGGAAAGTGGAGCGGGTGGCGGTTCTGCCCTCTCAACGGGGGACCGGAATGGGCCGCGCCCTGATGAAGGCTGTGGAGGAATTCGCCTCCGATCACGGTATAACCCTGATCAAGCTTCATGCCCAAATCCAGGCTC is part of the Kroppenstedtia eburnea genome and harbors:
- a CDS encoding GNAT family N-acetyltransferase, which codes for MNFEIKPVTSKNELDQVMSIRFQVFVEEQKVPLSLEIDEWEETATHFLARSDGKPAGAARLRFLSDGIGKVERVAVLPSQRGTGMGRALMKAVEEFASDHGITLIKLHAQIQALPFYRKLGYRTVGEPFMDAGIQHREMEKPILS